TGTGATGTGTAGATGTCGATCCCGACGTCGTCTTGACCTCCACACCAATCGCGCCGAGTTGGAAGTCGCGCGACGACGGCCGCCAGCCGAACCAGGACTGGACGAGATCATCGACAACTGCGGGCTGGACACTGACGGTGAGCTCATCTAGGAGTACTAACTCGCCATAGAGGCCCACGAGCACTTGGTCACCGACCTGATCGGCCCCGTAGATGAACTTAGCGATCAGCGGCTCGACCTGTGCAAAAGCGCCAGTCGGATCGTCGTTGTAGCCAGCCTCGATGAGCTCGACGCATATGAGCGCGGCGGCGCTGTCGAAGTGGGCGTCTCCCGGGAGAACGATCTGGTTCGCGCAGATCGCGCCCTCGTTCGACGACTGCCAGTCATCGCGGTAGTCCATCGCGCGGTCGACCACGGCCTGGGAGGCCGCAAGCCGCTCACCCACGAGGAACACCTCGACTCGCCCGCCCTCGTCGCGCGACAGCGCGATCGAGTGGCCTTCGTCGGCAAATCCGATATAGCGCTCAATCGACGACGGGGCGGGATCCAGGCTCCCGACGTAAGACTTGAGTTGCTCGTACGTCGTCTGGTCTGTCTCAGTCACTTGAGCTCCCCGTCATCGCGTGGATCTGATCGGGGCCGCCCAGCGGGATGCTCAGCCCGATGGCCGTGGTGACTGAACCGGCAATGCGCTCGATCGGGTGAAACAGGATCAAGCCGTCCTCTCCTGCCTTCCGGTCGCCGGCCCGCGTGAGGTTCGCTTTCTGGTGACGCGCGCTGTAGTCGAACTGGTCATCGCCGCGGATCTCGCCATCGACGCCGCGGCCTCGGGAGCCCCACGTCGCTCGCAGTTCGTTGCCAGCAACCTGGCGCTTCATGGCGCGCACGGGGCCGGCAAGGGCCGCGAGGGGACCGTTCGTCACGACGCTCCCATCGCCGAAACGAAGGCCTACCCAGAACCTAGGCTGCTTGGCCCACTTCGTTCCCAGATCCACAAGGTCCCAACGCGTCGGCGGTTCGTCAGTCGTCACGACAGAGGGCACGCGCCGGATCAAGCACGCGTGCCAGAACCGGAGGTAGGCGGCAACCCAGTACGGGGACTTTTCTCCAAGGTCGCGACCACCCGGTACGCAGGGAGCCCGGAAGAAGGGCACGACCGGATCGGCTCCGAGTTGGGCGTGGTTCTCGACCGAACGCCATCGTTCACCCTCGGGCCCATCGCGGCCAGGCCCGTGATCGGAATAACGCAATTGGTCGAGCAGGTCTGCGGCCTCGAGCAACGACATCGGCTCGCTGCGCAAGAGCCCGCGCGGCCGCGCTCCGCTTCCCACGTTAATCGGATCGTCCGCGAACAACTCTGCGACATGACGCAGGTTCGCGTCGTCGTCGCCAGGTGCATTCATGTGAGTGATGAACGGCTTCGGGCCAGGGAAGAGCGGCTTACTCCGGAGATTCGCGATCTTCCCCGTGGCGAGGTAGGTCCGCCCCTGAAGGACACTAATGTCTGGGAGGGCGTCACTTGACTTCATCCGAGCTAGGACATCGAGTCGGAGCGCCTCATCGTCCTCGTGATAAGTGACGAAGTTGGCGAGCAGGTCCTGCGGCATGAACACGCGGCAGAGGTCGATGTACCTGCCGCGGTACCCGAACCACCGCTGCATCTGCATCTGCGTGTCCGCGAACGGGATGCCGGCTCGACGGGTGAACAACGTGGTGGTCAGGCCCTCGAGCGTGAGGCCGCGCGACATTACGTTGCCCGAGACGAAGATGGTCGAGAGGTTCTGCGGTGCACGCCAAGTCTCGTCCGCCAGGCGCGTCGGCGAGTACTGGGGGCGGTCGTCTGCGTCTTCGTGGCTGTTGATCACACGCACCGATGTGGCTGGCACGATCTGGCTGAGGATCGCGTTCTGAACAGAGGGCCACTCGTCGAGTTTAGGAACGGGACGATTGCCCGCCCCCGGCATGGAGACAACGG
This region of Cumulibacter manganitolerans genomic DNA includes:
- a CDS encoding PD-(D/E)XK motif protein translates to MTETDQTTYEQLKSYVGSLDPAPSSIERYIGFADEGHSIALSRDEGGRVEVFLVGERLAASQAVVDRAMDYRDDWQSSNEGAICANQIVLPGDAHFDSAAALICVELIEAGYNDDPTGAFAQVEPLIAKFIYGADQVGDQVLVGLYGELVLLDELTVSVQPAVVDDLVQSWFGWRPSSRDFQLGAIGVEVKTTSGSTSTHHIQGFQQVEVGHPVTDVAETSLHLLSLGVLAVPKGQRAGETVPSIVERILQRITSTSAQADFLDRVQQYGGDASLGYKHARDKNKSRFQKRFSRTFERLYDLADDNLRILKRSDVAGFSHIDVDSVEFRIALPYPFRGVVNPVSGLTSIVDLLLDLPTR